The uncultured Fibrobacter sp. genome has a window encoding:
- a CDS encoding acetyl-CoA carboxylase biotin carboxyl carrier protein subunit, translating to MKKTVRISFEGKTYDVEVEVLDSNAAVAAAPAAAPAAAPAPAAAPAVAGGTEVKSPLAGSVFKLKVKVGDTVTANQEVAIIEALKMENPVVAPCAGTVNSIAVKETDTVVDGQTLMTIA from the coding sequence ATGAAGAAAACCGTCCGTATCAGTTTCGAAGGCAAGACCTACGATGTCGAAGTAGAAGTTCTTGATTCCAATGCCGCCGTTGCCGCCGCTCCTGCTGCAGCTCCCGCTGCCGCTCCGGCTCCTGCCGCCGCTCCTGCTGTTGCCGGTGGTACCGAAGTCAAGAGCCCGCTCGCTGGCTCCGTGTTCAAACTGAAGGTCAAGGTCGGCGACACCGTTACCGCCAACCAGGAAGTGGCTATCATCGAAGCTCTCAAGATGGAAAACCCGGTCGTCGCTCCGTGCGCCGGCACCGTGAACTCCATTGCCGTCAAGGAAACCGACACTGTCGTCGACGGCCAGACTCTCATGACCATCGCCTAA
- a CDS encoding histidine phosphatase family protein, translating to MKKKWCVECLGAALAVTLFLFGCSAENNGSVVNGGETANEGSVAVKPDTQAVQVLEPIYAPLYTFEILEDRIAAADSVAVNNILDLLARPRVDQHLMNHVPLDSAVERAKYEALAAFGVDSLQYAMDSNAVLLAIAAMVQNRASKEETQNFIATLGEDLKGDGVWNDPNWKIQIADWIVGLDSNWRYGEIRNNVTSAYGGNVPNFESYMRGFIPLAYAFEACSEANAGTVTYVNQGQSAYFANDYETSDHSAVRFICDANGFQWRLAQPMEKDTVGFGPGEYDREIREGRVIHDNYYIYDAGAWRLATPQGADGFTDLVEVYANLAADEKVVFIIRHSERTGETGAKGHLTDNGKKYAQDLGKRLAAVNQEKFYFGYSGYTRTQETCENIALGYGQSKYSLDVLAGLDGDWYMKDSVKFESYSNSDGGGWVVCSRYAFLGAYPDVFYDLETRSEELLQKEILANLGKMGRVSFLVSHDYLVVPLLAYVTNGHANVRFYEKWKWVNYMAGVAMIISPDGSVRYIPVKGLETGVM from the coding sequence ATGAAAAAAAAGTGGTGTGTGGAATGTTTGGGTGCTGCCTTGGCAGTAACCCTGTTCTTGTTTGGGTGCAGTGCAGAAAATAATGGTAGTGTCGTAAACGGAGGCGAAACGGCTAACGAGGGCTCGGTAGCGGTAAAGCCCGATACCCAGGCGGTTCAGGTCCTTGAACCGATTTATGCACCGCTCTATACCTTTGAAATTCTAGAGGACCGGATTGCTGCTGCCGATTCCGTGGCGGTGAACAATATATTGGATTTGTTGGCTCGCCCCCGTGTGGATCAGCACTTGATGAACCATGTCCCGTTGGATTCTGCGGTGGAGCGTGCGAAGTACGAAGCGCTTGCGGCCTTCGGGGTGGATTCCCTGCAGTATGCGATGGATTCTAACGCCGTATTGCTTGCCATTGCGGCAATGGTGCAGAACCGCGCAAGCAAAGAAGAAACGCAGAACTTTATTGCCACTTTGGGTGAAGACCTGAAGGGCGACGGCGTATGGAATGATCCTAACTGGAAAATCCAGATTGCCGACTGGATCGTAGGGCTCGATAGCAACTGGCGTTATGGCGAAATTCGTAACAACGTAACGTCTGCCTACGGCGGGAATGTGCCGAATTTTGAAAGCTACATGCGTGGCTTTATTCCGCTGGCTTACGCCTTTGAAGCTTGCTCCGAAGCGAATGCGGGAACAGTGACTTATGTGAACCAAGGCCAGAGTGCTTATTTTGCAAATGACTACGAAACATCGGACCATTCGGCGGTACGTTTTATTTGCGATGCGAATGGATTCCAGTGGCGCCTTGCGCAACCCATGGAAAAAGATACGGTGGGCTTTGGCCCGGGTGAATACGACCGGGAAATTCGCGAAGGCCGCGTCATCCATGACAACTATTACATTTACGATGCCGGTGCCTGGCGCCTTGCCACCCCGCAAGGAGCCGATGGCTTTACCGACCTTGTAGAAGTCTATGCGAATTTGGCTGCCGACGAAAAGGTCGTGTTCATTATCCGCCACAGCGAACGCACCGGTGAAACAGGCGCCAAGGGCCACTTGACCGACAACGGGAAAAAGTACGCCCAAGATTTGGGGAAGCGCCTTGCTGCCGTGAATCAGGAAAAATTCTACTTCGGTTATTCGGGCTACACTCGCACCCAGGAAACCTGCGAAAACATTGCCTTGGGCTATGGGCAATCCAAGTACAGCTTGGATGTCCTTGCCGGGCTTGATGGTGACTGGTACATGAAAGACAGCGTGAAGTTCGAAAGCTATTCGAATTCCGATGGCGGCGGCTGGGTGGTGTGTTCCAGGTACGCTTTTTTAGGCGCTTACCCGGATGTTTTCTATGACCTGGAAACGCGCAGCGAGGAACTGCTGCAAAAAGAAATTTTGGCGAATTTGGGCAAAATGGGGCGTGTTAGCTTCTTGGTTTCGCACGACTACCTAGTTGTCCCGCTGCTTGCCTATGTGACGAACGGGCATGCGAATGTGCGCTTTTACGAAAAATGGAAATGGGTGAATTACATGGCCGGTGTGGCCATGATTATCTCTCCCGACGGCTCGGTTCGTTATATCCCCGTAAAAGGGCTTGAAACCGGGGTGATGTAG
- a CDS encoding sodium ion-translocating decarboxylase subunit beta: MSSLLNSVVEFAGDTGFAYVTPSMIVMWIVSFVLMYLAIVKKYEPLLLLPISLGALAVNIPSAGFYDGGWSIEGMFTPTAGLYYYISQGIHLELFPPIIFLGVGAMTDFGPLIANPRTLLLGGGAQFGVFATMFCAVAFGGFTLGEAASIGIIGGADGPTSIFTANKLAKHLIGPIAVAAYTYMALVPLIQPPIMRLMTNDKERKIRMKALRKVSKAERIVFAVMVMIVCILVVPDASALIIMLMLGNIFKEAGVVERLVKTSSNELMNIVTIFLGTSVGLTMSADIFLRPQTLMIIAMGVVAFGFSTAAGLFLAKIMNKCTPKNPVNPLIGSAGVSAVPMAARVSQVEGAKYDPQNFLLMHAMGPNVAGVIGTAVCAGYMISRLS; the protein is encoded by the coding sequence ATGAGTTCTCTTTTAAATTCGGTCGTTGAGTTCGCAGGCGACACCGGATTCGCATACGTCACCCCTTCGATGATCGTGATGTGGATCGTGAGTTTCGTCCTGATGTACTTGGCGATTGTCAAAAAGTACGAGCCGCTGTTGCTCTTGCCGATTTCTCTCGGCGCACTGGCGGTGAACATCCCGAGTGCGGGATTCTACGATGGTGGCTGGAGCATCGAAGGTATGTTTACCCCGACTGCCGGTCTCTATTACTACATCAGCCAGGGTATCCACCTGGAACTCTTCCCGCCCATCATCTTCTTGGGCGTGGGTGCCATGACGGACTTCGGACCGCTTATCGCTAACCCGCGTACACTGCTCCTCGGCGGTGGCGCTCAGTTCGGCGTGTTTGCGACCATGTTCTGCGCAGTGGCTTTCGGTGGCTTTACTCTCGGTGAAGCAGCCTCTATCGGTATCATCGGCGGTGCTGATGGTCCGACCTCCATCTTTACTGCAAACAAATTAGCAAAGCACCTCATCGGACCTATCGCCGTGGCAGCTTACACGTACATGGCCCTCGTTCCGCTGATCCAGCCGCCTATCATGCGCCTCATGACCAACGACAAGGAACGCAAGATCCGTATGAAGGCTCTGCGCAAGGTGTCCAAGGCCGAACGCATCGTGTTTGCCGTGATGGTGATGATCGTGTGCATCCTCGTGGTGCCCGATGCTTCTGCTCTTATCATCATGCTTATGCTTGGTAACATCTTCAAGGAAGCCGGCGTTGTCGAACGCTTGGTGAAGACCTCCTCTAACGAACTCATGAACATCGTGACTATCTTCCTCGGTACTTCCGTGGGCCTCACGATGTCTGCCGACATCTTCTTGCGTCCGCAGACTCTCATGATTATCGCTATGGGTGTGGTGGCCTTCGGTTTCTCGACCGCTGCAGGCCTCTTCCTTGCCAAGATCATGAACAAGTGCACTCCCAAGAACCCTGTGAACCCGCTCATCGGTTCCGCCGGCGTGTCCGCCGTGCCGATGGCCGCCCGTGTTTCTCAGGTGGAAGGTGCCAAGTATGACCCGCAGAACTTCTTGCTGATGCACGCCATGGGCCCGAACGTGGCTGGCGTGATCGGTACTGCAGTCTGCGCCGGTTACATGATTTCCAGACTCTCGTAA
- a CDS encoding histidine phosphatase family protein, producing the protein MNRLFWIIVSVWFAFSMQACSGSSSSSNEELDPDEIGDDYGDGDDDGRSSGSRWEKRSSGVVQKDSLGRPISSAADPDKPGEPGEPGGSGNSSSSTGAVVGIEDPVIEDTTTVVDVEALPECTAQSEGESFLVKSENILYFCLAGEWVPSEEVSQATGISCRDGKMYTGVEDDDEKGSSSHGGSSTWGFGNTVNTDAVDTAEPRIVGAHLVGVAEKGPFRYGTSIKLIELDSTQHLADSKRTHKTCILNGDGNYSFDSVDYVSPYLRVKANGYYRSELTGGLSSKAVTLEAVVDVTEKDTVNVNILTHMEAERVLKLVENSGNNQPIRAVKAQALRDILSSFDIQWDKSSGSGSTGGGGGFGGWNFGGQQQLTTDGRFAEDIGLFDGDEYSGALLAISIMMQRKGSGSEMMSYAAGIADRIKGNGNWDDNNAKADLADWLMVLDTSGSYATIRNNIASWNMGEVPDFEKHLKRFWSRAYNFGDCNAQKADSVFCISNSLSAYFCGGGYDQPGPTVRFICDANTHEWRAATAVEKDTYGYGKGEYPGQIKNGRVDKEKYYVYDDETKKWRAATSDDIQEFEDLEDVYKNLKSGEKVIFFLRHAKRSDDTGKNGHLTDEGKAQSQGVGAKLKGEDIYFANSTYTRSMETCENVAKGAGVSFTENTIEALDGEWYVKDNNKLEQYKSNNGGGWVVASEYAYKGSYTDAFYDLGTYSESFITEIIKPEFANVKKVGVFISHDMFVVPLTAYFTDKKVNLRYFDTKQWINYLAGLAIIMGKDGTIRYVPVRGLDSGTMTM; encoded by the coding sequence ATGAATCGCCTGTTTTGGATTATAGTCTCTGTTTGGTTCGCCTTCTCTATGCAGGCGTGTTCCGGTAGTTCGTCTTCTTCGAACGAAGAACTTGATCCCGATGAAATTGGAGACGATTACGGTGATGGCGACGATGATGGCCGCTCCAGCGGCTCTCGCTGGGAAAAACGCTCCAGTGGTGTTGTCCAGAAAGATTCTTTAGGCCGTCCGATTTCGAGTGCGGCTGACCCTGACAAACCGGGTGAACCTGGCGAACCTGGTGGATCGGGTAATTCCAGTTCTTCGACGGGTGCGGTTGTCGGTATTGAAGATCCGGTTATTGAAGATACCACGACAGTGGTCGATGTAGAGGCCTTGCCGGAATGTACCGCCCAAAGCGAGGGCGAATCCTTCTTGGTCAAGAGCGAAAATATTCTGTATTTCTGCTTGGCGGGTGAGTGGGTTCCTTCCGAAGAGGTCTCCCAGGCCACGGGAATTTCTTGCCGCGACGGCAAGATGTACACGGGTGTCGAAGATGACGACGAGAAGGGCTCAAGTTCGCATGGCGGCTCTTCGACTTGGGGCTTTGGCAACACGGTGAATACGGATGCTGTCGATACGGCTGAACCGCGTATCGTGGGCGCCCATCTGGTCGGTGTCGCTGAAAAGGGCCCGTTCCGCTACGGTACATCCATTAAGCTGATCGAACTCGACAGTACGCAGCATTTGGCTGATTCCAAGCGTACTCACAAGACTTGTATTTTGAATGGCGATGGCAACTACAGCTTTGACAGCGTAGATTATGTTTCGCCCTATTTGCGTGTGAAGGCAAATGGTTACTACCGCAGTGAACTGACAGGCGGACTTTCTTCTAAGGCGGTGACGCTTGAAGCCGTGGTCGACGTGACCGAAAAAGATACGGTGAACGTGAATATCCTGACCCACATGGAAGCGGAGCGCGTGCTCAAGCTTGTGGAAAATAGCGGTAACAACCAACCGATTCGTGCTGTCAAGGCGCAGGCCCTGCGCGATATCCTTTCGAGCTTTGATATCCAGTGGGATAAATCTTCTGGCTCCGGTAGTACCGGTGGCGGCGGTGGCTTTGGTGGTTGGAACTTTGGTGGGCAGCAACAGCTCACGACCGATGGCCGCTTTGCCGAAGATATTGGACTCTTTGATGGTGACGAGTACAGTGGTGCCCTCCTTGCAATCTCTATCATGATGCAGCGCAAGGGCTCGGGCTCCGAGATGATGTCTTATGCCGCAGGCATTGCCGACCGCATTAAGGGTAACGGCAACTGGGACGACAACAACGCCAAGGCCGACCTGGCTGACTGGCTCATGGTGCTTGATACCAGCGGTTCTTACGCAACGATTCGCAACAATATCGCCAGCTGGAATATGGGCGAGGTCCCTGACTTTGAAAAGCATCTGAAGCGCTTCTGGTCCAGAGCCTATAACTTTGGTGATTGCAATGCGCAGAAAGCCGATTCGGTATTTTGCATTTCGAACAGCCTGAGCGCCTATTTCTGCGGGGGCGGCTACGATCAGCCGGGTCCGACGGTCCGCTTTATCTGCGATGCCAATACACATGAATGGCGCGCCGCTACCGCTGTCGAAAAGGACACTTACGGCTACGGCAAGGGCGAATATCCGGGCCAAATCAAGAATGGCCGCGTCGATAAAGAAAAGTATTATGTCTACGATGACGAAACCAAGAAGTGGCGTGCCGCTACAAGTGACGATATTCAGGAATTCGAAGACCTTGAAGATGTGTACAAGAACCTGAAGTCGGGCGAAAAGGTCATCTTCTTCTTGCGCCATGCCAAGCGCAGCGATGATACCGGCAAGAACGGCCATTTGACCGATGAAGGTAAGGCCCAGTCGCAGGGTGTGGGCGCCAAGCTGAAAGGCGAAGATATTTATTTTGCGAATTCGACCTACACGAGAAGCATGGAAACTTGCGAAAATGTCGCTAAGGGCGCAGGCGTGAGCTTCACTGAAAACACGATCGAAGCGCTTGACGGCGAATGGTACGTGAAGGACAACAACAAGCTCGAACAGTACAAGAGCAACAATGGCGGCGGCTGGGTCGTGGCTTCTGAATATGCATACAAGGGCTCGTATACCGATGCATTCTACGACCTTGGAACTTACAGCGAAAGCTTTATTACGGAAATTATCAAGCCTGAATTTGCGAACGTGAAAAAAGTGGGCGTGTTTATTTCGCACGATATGTTTGTGGTTCCGCTGACGGCGTACTTCACCGACAAGAAGGTGAACCTGCGCTACTTTGATACCAAGCAATGGATCAACTACTTGGCGGGCCTTGCAATCATCATGGGGAAAGACGGAACAATCCGATATGTGCCAGTGAGGGGACTAGATTCCGGAACCATGACGATGTAG